The DNA sequence TGTTAGTACATGAAATAATTACACAACACAGTGTAGAATTAACTGTTAAACAGTTCTTTATTTGcaaattacattattatcaGATATAATAAAGAGAAGATTGTTACTGACTGCAGTAAGACTCAAAGCTCATTCAAACCAAACACATGTTGGCTTCCTGACAAACATGTTAACAATGataaatgaaagttaaaattAATTCTTCTGTAAACTTAAACATGAAACTgatctgaagctgctgcagcttaaaaagcagcaacaaaagTAGCAAGAAAAGTTTGAGAAATAATGcaggaaaagacatttaataaaACTCACAGCTTCTTAACAAGAGATAAAATCCAGATTTGAATATTGTTGTCCAAGTcagactaaaaataaaaatttctcagcacacaaaacatacaaatctCAAAGTGATCTTATGATTCTTTCTTTATGTAAAGAATTCAACTACTCATGTAAAACTGAGACCATATTAATGATATAACAGCAAGGGAGTCATTTCTCTGGTGAGTTGATGTTGGTGTGGAAGTCGTTGATCAGTGGAGTCTGACAGAAGTAGAAGGTTCTCCAAAGTTTTCATACTTCACCGcaccatcatcttcatcattctgctcctgtgaaaaacaacacaaagaaacccactctgacacactcacactgaaaactCACAAATCACAACCCTACTTCTTTGACCTTTaggtttctgctgctgcacattCAACACAATCACAGATAATCTaacatatacaaataaatgaagttgTTACTCCCCAAAAGAGCCCTGAACTCCCAGATTTTCCTCCCAGCTGACTGTTGAAGTTTTAAAAGTGAACACAGGTCACAGTGGAGTCAGCAGAACCTGAACGCACCATCAGATATTTACCTGACTGGCTGCTGGACCAGAACGCTTCGCTGTTCGGCTTCTTACTGACTTTAAatcctgcacaaacacaaacagtgagaCATTCACAGTCCTGCACTGACTTACAGTCTCTTAATGtacacatttgtctttttatacatCAGTTCAGTTGTTATTTTCAACTCACAATGTTGTCATCAGGTGGTCTCTGGTTCCCtggaaaataaatcacagaGTAACATTTCAGTTCTAAAGTTGCAGTTTGTTTTAGACTTAACAAATGTTGGTCTGAATTTTCTCACCTCGAGCTCTGAAGAGAAGAACAGTAATCACAGTGATGAGGAGGAGTTCAGCCACACGCATCACCAACATTATGTAGCTCAGAGCAGAACAATCTGTACGAACTGTGGAACATAGAAATGTGTCACTGAAGAGTTTTAGTTTTAGAAGAAAAGAgtagaaaccttttttttccttttcaataaacattcaacagtttttggcaaatttaaaacattttaaggagcatgtttgtgtttgctgtggAAATAAAAGAGTTGAACAAGTATCATATGTGtcatataacataaataaatcagaattTGCAAGTTTCATTCACTCATCAGGATGCGATTCATGCTTAGATGTACAGTATTCATtctgttgttgaaatgtttggattttttccTTTATGAAATTTgaactgatgaaaaatattttgtaaatgtttaatttatatataatCCAATAAACACAGCAAATATCACTTGTTGTGATCTGTAACATGTATGTTAAACATGTATTAACTGAGTTTTTTGGCTACTTGGGGGCAACAGAAAcaagtgaacacaacactgacatgaacattgaacttgttagcaaacagttgctcatttccacatccagcagttacggagcaacattatcattcatttgtatAAAGTGGAAAAGTATAAAGATTAACAGTAATTGGTTTGGTTGATAGGTTGGAGGAGGACGACTGAGGACGTTGAGTTGTAAATGCAGTTATGCAGCTGTTAAGGCGACGAGATACAGCTGAAAACTTCATGGTGATGTcgacattttagtgttttgagAATTGTTGGTTCCTCATTGTAGCTCAATATATTTTTCTAAGAACTAAGAGGGAAGTGTTTCGGGGTGAATGTGGGTTCAACGTCAGCAGAACTCTGGAGGTTTTACTCTGTAATGATGACTGAGTTAGCTTTATAAGGCTCTTGGGAACAAACACTTGAAAAACAAATGCTCTTTGGACTCATATGGAAAACTAATTTCATCCCTAGAAATTTTAGGGTTTAACTTTTATATTCTGAGTACAAGATTTAGGTGATTTAGCTGAATATGacattaaataacaaaacacaacaaaagatgataaaatatcTCATTAAGTCTCTATCAGGTAGTTTTGTTGGATCATCATTGtgtgcagatgttttgttttcctccctTGTCCCTCTCATGTTTCCTGTTGATATAGCTGAACATGGaattaaataagaaaacacaaaaaagatgagaaaatatcTCATTTTATACCATCTGCAGTAACTGAGAAACAATGATGTCATCTTATAACTTCAAATCcatcatataaaaaaaacttactGTGTTTCTCACATGAGGACTGAGGGGTGAAGTTAAACAGCAGTGTCCCGCCATTACGTTCAGTCACTTTACACTTAAATAACTCAGAATAATGTGACGTCTGATCAAGATTAGAAGCTGTAAATGTCACAGCGGCTCCGCAAGAACTTTTCCCCAGGTTTGTGAAATCATCACTATTACCGTCATACAGCCACTCCACTGTGTCTTGACAGTATTCATATTTCAACACAGAGCAGGTTAATGTCACCTTATCATCATCCCTTTGTTCATTAACTGCGGAGATATTatgagaaaaagacaacaagagtAAAATTAAGTTCATAACTGTAATTATAATcattgtaatgtttcagtacATTGTTCTAAGAagacagtttgagctgaaaacatgaaagaatgatgtaaatactcactgttaataacagacagataaacttTAGCATCTTGACCTTGTTGTTGTCCTGATCTGTCGAACTGTCTGCAGCTGTAACGACCAAAATCATCAAGTGTGACCTTCTTTATAACCAGAGAACAGTCCACTgtaacactcagtctgtctctggAATATCTACCAATCTGCCCAAGTTTAATCAGCTCTACTACTGttgagttttcttttcttccgtACATCCAGGTAGTGCCGTCACATTTGTCCTgatcatttatcacatttttacaaGACAAAGtgacttcatctccatctctgacagtgATGTAAGAATCTTGTCCTGTTACTGCTGTtgagaagatgagagagaaatataaaaaattaacCTAAAGAAGGACATGACTGTTAGATTCACAGTTAATGTGAGGATAAGTTTAAATACAAGACATTCATAAATATGTATTATCCACTAAACTCTCTGTGTTAAATACAAGAGGGTGGTAACTAAAGTATAATATGTATCCTTACCTCTAAACTGAAGCACCAGAATcagaaataaagatattttaatcCATCTGAATTCATCCATCTCG is a window from the Thunnus thynnus chromosome 18, fThuThy2.1, whole genome shotgun sequence genome containing:
- the LOC137168990 gene encoding uncharacterized protein, which translates into the protein MRQNNEMDEFRWIKISLFLILVLQFRAVTGQDSYITVRDGDEVTLSCKNVINDQDKCDGTTWMYGRKENSTVVELIKLGQIGRYSRDRLSVTVDCSLVIKKVTLDDFGRYSCRQFDRSGQQQGQDAKVYLSVININEQRDDDKVTLTCSVLKYEYCQDTVEWLYDGNSDDFTNLGKSSCGAAVTFTASNLDQTSHYSELFKCKVTERNGGTLLFNFTPQSSCEKHIRTDCSALSYIMLVMRVAELLLITVITVLLFRARGNQRPPDDNIDLKSVRSRTAKRSGPAASQEQNDEDDGAVKYENFGEPSTSVRLH